GTGAGTGCTTGCTGTGTGGAGGGAAGAAAGGCTTTATGCAAAGCCAGCATCATGCATAGTGCATGTGACAAATTCTGGGCTGTGAACAAATAGTCATCCAAAACAGCAGCAGAAAAATACTCggtgtatcagtccattctcacaaTGCAACCTGAGtcaaagaactacctgagacaggataatttataaagaaaagaggcttcatTGGCTCtcacaagctgtacaggaagcatgactggggaggccttaggaaacttacaatcatggcggaaggtaaaggggaagcaggcatgacacggccagagaaggaagaagagagagaggggagcaggcaggtgctgcacacttttaaacgaccagatctcgtgagaactcactcactatcacaagaagagtaAGGAAGAggtccgcccccatgattcatttgcctcccaccaggcccttccgCCAACACTGGGGACTGccattcgacatgagatttgggtggggacacaaatccgaACCCTATCACCTAGACACCCCTTCAGTCTACTCCGTGTCCTGTGAGGCACCacattgttttgttattatttatttttgtttgttcattcatcagGACAGAACCAATTACCTCCTACAATGCTAAAGCATTTAAACCCagcatatgtttttaaattagcaaGATGACGGTTTAGACTCCCAGTGGAAACATCAGTTATTATTTACTCACCAAGTGATTTCCATCTAGTaggggatttatttatttagttagttagttttcaagacagagtctcgttctgtctcccaggctggagtgcagtggcacgatctaggctcactgaaacctccgcctcctggttcaggcaattctcctgcctcagcctcctgagtagctggggatgacaggtgcacaccaccaatgcccagctgatttttgtttttttttagtagaggcaggctttcaccatgttggccaggctggtctcaaactcctgaccttaagcgatccacctgccttagcctcccaaagtgctgggattacagccgccaAGCCCCACTGGGGATTTCTTGACAATGTCTCAGGGTCTCATGGGCAACACCCTGCAGCCCACTTTTCCTGTCTGCAGCCTGCACTGCTTAACTGAGGCTCAGCCCTCtgcagaagaagaagcaggttTTGCCTACTGAGTTTTTCGCCGGTTTGGGATGCTGAAGTGACTTGTCGTCAGCAGAGACgcttcccttttctcccttcAGACCAAAAAAGAAGCTGAGCCCCAGGTCACCCATTGGATGGGCGCAGCCAGGGCCCGGACCTCCTGATGCTTGGTCTCGCTGATTACCTTGCCCCAGGCAGGAGAGAAAAGCTAGTGGTGTCCACTCAAGACTTTCActcccttccctttctgccttcatcccttcctttttcccttcctttctctgtgcccccggcttccttcctttctccttcctccctccctcctcctcttcttccctctctccttccttccttccttctgtatttcctagtgtttttttgtttgtttgtttgttttgttttttgagatggagttttactctgtctcccaggctggagtgcagtggtgtgatctcagctcactgcaacctcaccctccctggttcaagcaattctcctgcctcagcctcccaagtagctgggattataggcacctgccaacatgcccagctaatttttgtatttttagtagagacgaggtttcaccatgttggccaggctggtcttgaactcctgacctcaggtgattcacctgcctctgcctcccaaagtgctgggattacaggcatgagccactgtgcccggtccctAGTGTCTTCTATATGCCTGGCCCTACATAGGTGCCGGGTCCTTGTCCCCAAAAAGTGTCCTGGATTTTGGTATGCTAAGAATTCTTTAAAAGCCTTTGAAAGGGCTCGGCATTCCCATATCCCTGAAAGCCAGGTAGCAGCCTCTGTTTGATAATAAAGTCACCCTCGATCAGCCCTCAGCAGTCACAAGCGGGCATAGCGAATGGGGAGCATGGTGGGAGCGGAGGTCCATGCTGGAGAGGAGGGATGCTGGCCTGTGCTCCTGCTGCAGCTCCTGAGGGGCTGTGACCTTGGAAATTCCTGCCCTGGCATCAGCTGACAGTCTCTGGGTCACATCCAGCTCTGGAATTCTGAAGGCAGCATCTGACCTACCGAGGGGACGAAACCTCTCCCTGCCTGAGCACGTGGGTGGAGAATTTGCCCACTTCAGAAAACCCCTCATGCTGACAACCGCCCAGGGCTATTTTCTAAGTCACAGCTGGCACACACCTGAGCACTGTCAGGCCAAGGCATGAATAGCACATGTTGATTTAACAAGTGTTATTCCTGGTTACTGACGAACGGAAGGACAGGAGATGCCAAAGCAGCAGCAGTGCTTGAGGGTGGACATAAGCAGAACTTCCGGCAGGAGGCTGGAGTCCTTCCCCGAGACCAGCGTCGGCTGTCATCCCTTCAGATCCTGCCTTCCCGGGAAAGCAGCTATTCTCCCACCCAGTGAAGTGTCAgaaactatttttgaaaacatgttaATTGCCACACCAACCGCCTATGGAAAACTTGGTTTCGGTGACAGAAATAAGTGCATGAGATAATCTTTAACCcgtttcctttctctccctgctcCCGCCTCCCTCGGCTTCATTAGGGCTCCGGTCAGCACCTGAGGAGCGGCGTGACCTCGAGGGCCCAGGGAGCTGCCCGGCTGGCCTAGGCAGGCAGCCGCACCATGGCCAGCACGGCCGTGCAGCTCCTGGGCTTCCTGCTCAGCTTCTTTGGCATGGTGGGCACGTTGATCACCACCATCCTGCCTCACTGGCGAAGGACGGCGCATGTGGGCACCAATATCCTCACGGCCGTGTCCTACCTGAAGGGGCTCTGGATGGAGTGCGTGTGGCACAGCACAGGCATCTACCAGTGCCAGATCTACCGGTCCCTGCTGGCGCTGCCCCAAGACCTCCAGGCTGCCCGTGCCCTCATGGTCATCTCCTGCCTGCTCTCGGGCATAGCCTGCGCCTGCGCGGTCATCGGGATGAAGTGCACGCGCTGCGCCAAGGGCACACCTGCCAAGACCACCTTCGCCATCCTTGGCGGCTCCCTCTTCATCCTGGCCGGCCTCCTGTGCATGGTGGCTGTCTCCTGGACCACCAATGACGTGGTGCAGAATTTCTACAACCCGCTGCTGCCCAGTGGCATGAAGTTCGAGATTGGCCAGGCCCTGTACCTGGGCTTCATCTCCTCGTCCCTCTCGCTCATTGGTGGCACCCTGCTTTGCCTGTCCTGCCAGGACGAGGCACCCTACAGGCCCTACCAGGCCCCACACAGGGCCACCACGGCCACCGCCACCACCGCACCTGCCTACCAGCCACCAGCTGCCTACAAAGACAACCGGGCCCCCTCAGTGACCTCGGCCACGCACAGCGGGTACAGGCTGAACGAC
Above is a genomic segment from Macaca thibetana thibetana isolate TM-01 chromosome 3, ASM2454274v1, whole genome shotgun sequence containing:
- the CLDN14 gene encoding claudin-14, with translation MASTAVQLLGFLLSFFGMVGTLITTILPHWRRTAHVGTNILTAVSYLKGLWMECVWHSTGIYQCQIYRSLLALPQDLQAARALMVISCLLSGIACACAVIGMKCTRCAKGTPAKTTFAILGGSLFILAGLLCMVAVSWTTNDVVQNFYNPLLPSGMKFEIGQALYLGFISSSLSLIGGTLLCLSCQDEAPYRPYQAPHRATTATATTAPAYQPPAAYKDNRAPSVTSATHSGYRLNDYV